One window of Amaranthus tricolor cultivar Red isolate AtriRed21 chromosome 13, ASM2621246v1, whole genome shotgun sequence genomic DNA carries:
- the LOC130798070 gene encoding uncharacterized protein LOC130798070 yields MEKKQGFFQTLKEEVVRGLSPGKSRSRSPARSGSPMTGLLRRRKNHHVAIPEVLIARSGSLRPPEMLSPLREGPDPCNARDERDEGGWSHWMKRNPSVSASSSSSSAACKRSDLRLLLGLLGAPLAPVHVSAGDPLPHLSIKDTPIETSSAQYILQQYTAASGGLKLQKFIHNAYAMGKLKMLASDIETPNKVIKNRSSSKSAESGGFVLWQMNPDMWYVELALGGSKVHAGSNGKLVWRHTPWLGAHAAKGPVRPLRRALQGLDPRTTAAMFANARCIGEKKINGVDCFILKLCADPKTLKARSEGPAEIIRHVLFGYFSQKTGLLVHIEDSHLTRIQSNGGDAVYWETTINSCLDDYRPVEGIMIAHSGRSVVTLFRFGETAMSHTKTRMEEAWTIEEVAFNVPGLSMDCFIPPAEVGYSSVGDSFELPHGERLNTMSATAAAYRAKVASMDRTYENNMGNITWQMDDMHV; encoded by the exons ATGGAGAAAAAACAAGGGTTTTTCCAAACACTAAAAGAGGAAGTAGTTCGCGGATTATCTCCAGGAAAATCAAGGTCTAGAAGTCCCGCAAGAAGTGGGTCTCCCATGACAGGTCTTCTCCGACGTCGAAAAAATCACCACGTGGCAATCCCTGAGGTTTTGATTGCAAGATCCGGTAGTTTAAGGCCGCCAGAGATGTTATCTCCGTTGAGAGAAGGACCTGACCCGTGCAATGCGCGTGATGAGAGAGATGAAGGAGGTTGGTCCCACTGGATGAAACGGAATCCTTCTGTCTCTGCTTCTTCGTCTTCTTCTTCTGCTGCTTGTAAAAGGTCGGATCTGAGACTTTTGCTTGGTTTGTTGGGTGCTCCTCTTGCTCCGGTGCACGTTAGCGCTGGTGACCCTCTTCCTCATCTTAGCATCAAGGATACTCCCATT GAAACTTCATCAGCGCAGTATATCCTGCAGCAATATACCGCGGCTTCCGGGGGGTTGAAGCTTCAAAAATTTATACATAATGCATATGCCATGGGGAAATTGAAGATGCTAGCTTCTGATATTGAGACCCCTAATAAGGTTATCAAAAACAGAAGTTCCTCCAAGTCTGCAGAGTCTGGTGGATTTGTATTGTGGCAGATGAATCCTGACATGTGGTATGTTGAGCTTGCACTTGGTGGTAGCAAGGTTCATGCTGGTTCCAATGGAAAACTCGTTTGGAGGCACACTCCTTGGCTCGGTGCACATGCTGCTAAAGGGCCCGTTAGACCCCTTCGTCGTGCTCTTCAG GGCCTTGATCCACGAACAACTGCTGCTATGTTTGCTAATGCAAGATGCATCGGCGAAAAAAAGATCAACGGAGTAGACTGCTTCATCCTGAAACTATGTGCTGATCCCAAGACTTTGAAGGCCAGGAGTGAAGGGCCAGCCGAGATCATACGACATGTATTGTTTGGGTACTTCAGTCAAAAGACTGGTCTTCTGGTGCACATTGAAGATTCCCATTTGACCCGCATCCAGTCTAACGGAGGAGATGCCGTATATTGGGAGACAACAATTAATTCATGTCTTGATGATTACCGACCTGTGGAAGGGATTATGATTGCTCATTCAGGACGTTCAGTGGTGACCCTATTCAGATTCGGAGAAACAGCAATGAGCCACACTAAAACAAGAATGGAAGAAGCTTGGACCATCGAAGAAGTAGCCTTCAATGTCCCTGGTTTGTCGATGGACTGTTTTATCCCTCCTGCCGAGGTAGGGTATAGCTCTGTTGGAGACTCGTTTGAACTCCCCCACGGCGAGAGGTTGAATACTATGTCAGCAACAGCAGCAGCATATCGTGCTAAAGTTGCTTCAATGGACAGAACGTACGAGAACAATATGGGCAACATTACCTGGCAAATGGATGATATGCACGTCTGA
- the LOC130798824 gene encoding uncharacterized protein LOC130798824 codes for MAPKKNPTQTATVHSTDTDTSAGHANNQAVTRRDLDMLARNLTAAFTEQLRAVISNTPTQQRVLEDMADQIKNLQERIEPHHEVPKSHESQDGNSRTSHSSRRNKKRRERSGTHTNVSRSYPQDKVSKTTSRDARTFLESKKHKASESVQSLVDRRRQERKRAQLVGSSHPASPITMPRNEVEVNILPGDPTPIISPMAPEILNIPNQGKIKIPNMAAFDGTSCPEEHLMAYKNLMVLHTTNPSLWCKFFPTTLTGAALTWYTSLPRGSIHNFAQLEGKFLGHFIASRRQEKSNFHLLSITQLEGESVSSYLKKFHEAVLEVTDLEESVALNALINGMKAQVPVGGEPGEDICGGHEAVSKLCHGLRDMSST; via the coding sequence atggctcctaagaaGAATCCCACACAAACCgcaaccgtgcatagcacagacaCAGACACTTCCGCGggtcacgctaacaatcaagccgtgactcgccgtgatctggacatgttAGCACGCAACCTTACTGCCGCTTTTACTGAACAGCTACGCGCCGTCATAAGTAATACTCCCACTCAACAACGAGTGTTAGAAGATATGGCAGACCAAATTAAAAACTTGCAGGAACGGATCGAACCCCACCACGAGGTACCAAAGTCCCAcgaatctcaagatgggaatTCGAGGACTTCCCACTCCAGCAGGCGTAATAAGAAAAGGCGGGAAAGATCGGGAACCCACACGAATGTTAGCAGGAGTTATCCACAGGACAAAGTGTCCAAAACCACCTCTCGAGATGCCCGAACCTTCCTAGAAAGCAAAAAGCATAAGGCATCCGAAAGCGTCCAGTCGCTGGTGGATCGACGGAGGCAAGAGAGGAAGAGGGCGCAGCTGGTAGGATCTAGCCATCCAGCGAGCCCTATAACCATGCCGCGGAACGAAGTCGAGGTCAATATCCTCCCTGGAGATCCTACGCCGATAATCTCTCCAATGGCTCCTGAAATACTAAACATTCCCAACCaagggaaaataaaaatcccaaatatGGCAGCATTTGACGGCACGTCGTGCCCCGAGGAACACTTGATGGCGTACAAGAATTTGATGGTGCTGCACACTACCAACCCTTCCTTATGGTGtaaattcttcccaactactcttacgGGAGCAGCCTTGAcatggtacacctcccttccaCGAGGGAGTATCCACAATTTTGCCCAACTAGAAGGCAAATTTCTGGGCCACTTTATAGCctcaagaaggcaggagaaatcaaacttccacctaCTTAGTATCACTCAATTGGAAGGAGAGTCCGTATCCTCCTATCTTAAGAAGTTCCATGAGGCGGTGCTAGAGGTGACGGATTTAGAGGAATCAGTCGCCTTAAACGCCCTTATCaatggaatgaaggctcaaGTTCCAGTTGGTGGAGAGCCAGGTGAAGACATatgcggaggccatgaagcagtgtcaaagttatgtcacggcctccgagATATGTCAAGCACATGA
- the LOC130798825 gene encoding uncharacterized protein LOC130798825: protein MGPPRSHHIYTTEGESRTRNLLDGGNDPMFNRNRRDIFFAVRDKLPTPPPTTTPSERHNYNLWCDYHKEHGHTLAQCRELKRILHQLADEGKLSRFLNRRDYEAGREANRRPWNQRRGSPKREEVRHEDSHTQGTINMIFGGYTEEYPTVRAAKDSVHTLLKGPPLTLSRGPVMKFDATTSQTLQQPHTDPLVVTLKIGQMKVKMFEEKHLQPLDKPLIGFGGSQVIPLGTIILPVRVGERNESRSTPIRFTMVDLTFPYNAIMGLPLINKIKAAIFPHQLLLQFERDDGQVGILKGDQVTTCQCLINTLKRGHSATPAKREREDQVLLQILLNQ, encoded by the exons ATGGGACCCCCACGATCCCATCACATTTATACCACGGAAGGGGAATCCAGAACGCGCAATTTGTTAGACGGGGGAAACGACCCGATGTTTAATCGAAACAGAAGGGATATTTTCTTTGCCGTTCGAGACAaattgccaactccacctcccaCTACCACTCCTTCCGAAAGGCACAATtacaatctgtggtgtgactACCACAAAGAGCATGGCCATACCTTGGCCCAATGTcgcgaactcaaacgtatcctGCATCAACTGGCCGATGAAGGAAAGCTTTCCAGGTTCCTCAACAGGAGGGACTATGAGGCGGGAAGAGAAGCGAACCGAAGGCCGTGGAATCAAAGACGCGGATCCCCCAAAAGGGAAGAAGTGAGGCACGAAGATTCCCACACGCAAGGGaccatcaacatgatttttggaggatATACAGAGGAATATCCTACCGTTCGCGCCGCGAAAGATAGCGTCCACACTCTGCTAAAGGGGCCTCCATTAACCTTATCCAGGGGACCGGTTATGAAattcgatgccacgacctcgCAAACACTGCAACAGCCCCAtactgaccctctggtggtcacccTCAAAATTGGACAGATGAAAGTCAAAATG tttgaggAAAAGCACTTGCAGCCCCTAGATAAGCCGCTGATCGGGTTCGGGGGAAGTCAGGTCATTCCGCTAGgaacgatcattctccccgtgcGCGTAGGAGAAAGAAATGAAAGTAGGTCCACGCCCATACGCTTCACGATGGTGGATCTCACTTTCCCctacaacgccatcatgggaCTTCCCCTcattaacaaaatcaaagctgcaatcttccctcatcaactcTTGCTACAATTCGAGCGGGATGATGGGCAAGTAGGCATCCTCAAGGGAGATCAGGTAACGACCTGCCAATGCCTCATAAACACTCTAAAGCGCGGACATTCCGCGACACCCGCCAAGAGGGAAAGGGAAGATCAAGTactattgcaaatcttattaaatcagtaa